The following DNA comes from Mycobacteroides immunogenum.
ATCCGTCAAGTTCGTCCGCTAGGGGAAACATATGCGCGGAATTATCCTGGCCGGCGGTTCGGGCACTCGCCTGCACCCCATCACGATGGGCGTCAGCAAGCAGCTGCTCCCGGTGTACGACAAGCCGCTCGTCTACTACCCGCTGTCCACCCTGATCATGGCCGGCGTGCGTGACATCTTGATCATCACCACCCCCGCCGATGCTCCGGCGTTCCAGCGGCTCTTGGGCGACGGCTCAGCATTCGGCATCAACCTCAGCTACCAGCCGCAGCCGCAACCGGAGGGACTCGCACAGGCATTTGTGCTCGGCGCCGAGCACATTGGCTCCGACACCGTCATGCTGGCGCTGGGCGACAACGTCTTCTACGGCCCCGGTCTGGGCACCAGTCTGCGCAGATTTGAGAACATCGAGGGCGGCGCCATCTTCGCCTATTGGGTCGCCAACCCGTCGGCCTACGGCGTGG
Coding sequences within:
- the rfbA gene encoding glucose-1-phosphate thymidylyltransferase RfbA; this encodes MRGIILAGGSGTRLHPITMGVSKQLLPVYDKPLVYYPLSTLIMAGVRDILIITTPADAPAFQRLLGDGSAFGINLSYQPQPQPEGLAQAFVLGAEHIGSDTVMLALGDNVFYGPGLGTSLRRFENIEGGAIFAYWVANPSAYGVVEFDAVGTPLSLEEKPVEPKSHYAVPGLYFYDNDVVEIARSLRKSARGEYEITEVNQTYLDQGRLSVEVLPRGTAWLDTGTFDSLLDASDYVRTIERRQGLKIGVPEEIAWRAGFIDDDQLAARANELLKSGYGSYLLEILKRK